The nucleotide window TTCTAAGTACACGCCCATTTCGATCAAGTTCAGTTTGAATCATTACTTCCAAACCTCTATTTGCTCCTTCAGGTTCACTCCAATTACTTAAAATGTTTTCTTGCATTTCACCTGCAATAGAAGCTGTCTTTTCAGCGCATTCGGCAGGTGTTTTACAAGGCTGTTTTTTCCAAACAGTGGTACAGCCCTGTAGTAAAACTGTAGTTATAAAAAGTAACTTTACTATGGAAGCGGTTTTTGATAGTAAATACATATTATAAATTTACTTATTTGATCTTGAATAAAAATGGAATTGTTAATATACATCCGTCTTGTTTACAGATGCTATCTTTTGTTGTGAACTTTGATGTTTTAATGGTTCTTATTGCAGCCTTATCAAAGACCCCTTTAGGAACAGACTCTATAATCTTTATCTTGCTTACGTTGCCAGCCTTATCAATGGTAACTTCAGTCAGAACTGAACCTTCAATATTATTTTCATAAGCATACTTTGGGTATCTAAGCCCCTCTGCTTTAATTAACTTTAGATTTTTTCATTGCTCATTTGTTAGAACAACAGGCTGCTCTTTATCTAAATTTTTT belongs to Spartinivicinus poritis and includes:
- a CDS encoding energy transducer TonB, which encodes MYLLSKTASIVKLLFITTVLLQGCTTVWKKQPCKTPAECAEKTASIAGEMQENILSNWSEPEGANRGLEVMIQTELDRNGRVLRMSVIESSGNMQFDKSAMNAIKRVGQFEEVKYVNDTTYSRNFKKLRFIFRPEAI
- a CDS encoding energy transducer TonB is translated as MKAEGLRYPKYAYENNIEGSVLTEVTIDKAGNVSKIKIIESVPKGVFDKAAIRTIKTSKFTTKDSICKQDGCILTIPFLFKIK